Within Novosphingobium resinovorum, the genomic segment CGCATAGGCGGCGAGGACACGCTGCTTCATCTCGCTGGGAAGATCGCCGAACGACCGCGCTACGGCGGAGGAATAGTCGTCGCCGGACAGCAAGAACTCGACATGGGCGACGATCGCGGCGCGCAGGCGATCGACCGGCGCGGTCTCGGGACCGAGCACTTCCACTTTCGCGACGATATGGCGCGTATTGCGGTATATGCCGGAGAGCATCACCTCTTCGACCACTTCGTCCTTGGACTTGAAATGGTGATAGATGCTGGGCGCCAGCATGCCCGCGCCCTGAGCGATCTCGCTCAACCGGGCGGCGCCGAAGCCCTTGGTCCGCAGAATGAAGGCTGCGGAATCGAGAATGCGTTTCCTGCCGGAGTCACCGTCGCTCATATCTGCCGAAT encodes:
- a CDS encoding TetR/AcrR family transcriptional regulator, whose amino-acid sequence is MSDGDSGRKRILDSAAFILRTKGFGAARLSEIAQGAGMLAPSIYHHFKSKDEVVEEVMLSGIYRNTRHIVAKVEVLGPETAPVDRLRAAIVAHVEFLLSGDDYSSAVARSFGDLPSEMKQRVLAAYATFDSYWRDLLVAASPSGNDAQTTVARKFLIAMLDSCPSWYRAGRLGPTQIANQAADLFLGGFAP